In Salipiger profundus, one genomic interval encodes:
- a CDS encoding LacI family DNA-binding transcriptional regulator, producing the protein MSQAMDIEAKKPTTLRQVAKHAGVSAATASLVLNGKGDISDATRDRVMQAVEELNYTPRSSRPRAAESTNTIRFLKVARHGQTVNRDHNHFISDYIDGMSYEALRRDYALQVVSAEQQPLDGLLAELEGTEPRGLVVLGTELSVEDIETVIARAPLPTVLIDTYHPFLKANFVDMDNDQLVYTALAHLVSRGFRRIGYVGSHSDVMNFRLRETGFRRAAAALGIETDPAHELSVVATLDGAYRESLDLLRGAPSLAEAYFCANDIIALGFMRALREMGLSVPGDVSIVGFDNLPMAGVFDPPLTTIDVPKTRIGAMAIRLLDDLIAGEDSAQPTVKVLMTGELVSRDSVGDKKD; encoded by the coding sequence ATGAGCCAAGCCATGGATATCGAGGCAAAAAAACCGACGACCCTGCGCCAGGTCGCCAAGCACGCCGGGGTCTCCGCGGCGACGGCCTCGCTCGTCCTGAACGGCAAGGGCGACATCTCGGACGCCACGCGCGACCGGGTGATGCAGGCCGTCGAAGAGCTGAACTACACGCCGCGCAGCAGCCGCCCGCGCGCCGCCGAGTCGACCAACACGATCCGCTTCCTCAAGGTCGCGCGCCACGGCCAGACGGTGAACCGCGACCACAACCATTTCATCTCGGACTACATCGACGGCATGTCCTACGAGGCCCTGCGCCGCGACTATGCCCTGCAGGTGGTCAGCGCCGAGCAGCAACCGCTCGACGGCCTTCTCGCGGAACTTGAGGGCACCGAGCCGCGCGGGCTGGTCGTGCTGGGCACCGAGCTGTCGGTCGAGGACATCGAGACCGTCATCGCCCGCGCCCCGCTGCCGACGGTGCTCATCGACACCTATCATCCGTTCCTCAAGGCGAATTTCGTCGACATGGACAACGACCAGCTGGTCTACACCGCGCTGGCGCATCTCGTGTCCAGGGGGTTCCGGCGCATCGGCTATGTCGGCAGCCACAGCGACGTGATGAACTTCCGCCTGCGCGAGACCGGCTTCCGCCGCGCCGCCGCCGCGCTCGGGATCGAGACCGACCCCGCCCACGAACTCTCCGTGGTCGCCACGCTCGACGGCGCCTACCGCGAATCGCTCGATCTTCTGCGCGGCGCGCCGTCCCTGGCCGAGGCCTATTTCTGCGCCAACGACATCATCGCGCTCGGGTTCATGCGGGCGCTGCGCGAGATGGGCCTGTCAGTGCCGGGTGACGTGTCGATCGTGGGGTTCGACAACCTGCCGATGGCCGGCGTTTTCGATCCGCCGCTGACCACCATCGACGTTCCCAAGACCCGCATCGGCGCCATGGCCATCCGTCTTCTCGATGACCTGATCGCCGGCGAGGATTCGGCACAACCGACGGTGAAGGTCCTGATGACCGGGGAACTGGTGAGCCGGGACAGCGTGGGCGACAAGAAGGACTGA
- a CDS encoding ABC transporter permease → MSRLDGNLFVLSALIVLLLAVGGLASGGNYLSVYNLQSMANQVPEIGLLAIGVMLAMCSGNGGIDLSGIALANLSGVASGLFALSLFPVDEAPVLFTLTFAAGCAVVGLLGGILNGLLISRFGITPILCTLGTQMFFTGVAVVLSGGRSVTIGSPDALYALGNGLVFGVPASFVIFIGVALVLGGVLRFTPYGMKLMLTGANPKAARFSGFPQARIVTVTYAISGLLAGLAGVIIAARNVNVKWDYGTTYLLIAILVAVMAGVRPEGGYGRVVNVVLSAITLQLLSSLLNFIGLSNFVRDFAWGALLLCFLAVGRFGLVEQLLIFFSPRRGKARASKT, encoded by the coding sequence ATGTCGCGTCTGGATGGGAATCTTTTTGTGCTCTCCGCACTGATCGTCCTGCTTCTCGCAGTCGGCGGTCTGGCGTCCGGAGGCAACTATCTCTCCGTCTACAACCTGCAATCCATGGCCAACCAGGTGCCCGAGATCGGGCTGCTGGCGATCGGCGTGATGCTGGCGATGTGCTCGGGCAACGGCGGGATCGACCTGTCGGGGATCGCGCTCGCGAACCTCTCGGGCGTCGCCTCGGGGCTCTTCGCGCTGTCGCTGTTCCCGGTCGACGAGGCGCCGGTGCTCTTCACGCTGACCTTCGCCGCCGGCTGCGCCGTGGTGGGGCTGCTGGGAGGCATTCTCAACGGCCTGCTGATCTCGCGCTTCGGGATCACGCCGATCCTGTGCACGCTCGGCACGCAGATGTTCTTCACCGGCGTCGCGGTGGTGCTGTCGGGCGGCCGCTCGGTCACCATCGGTTCACCCGATGCGCTCTATGCGCTTGGCAACGGGCTGGTGTTCGGGGTGCCGGCGAGCTTCGTGATCTTCATCGGCGTGGCGCTGGTGCTGGGCGGCGTGCTGCGCTTCACCCCCTACGGGATGAAGCTGATGCTGACCGGCGCCAACCCCAAGGCGGCGCGGTTCAGCGGCTTCCCGCAGGCCCGCATCGTGACGGTGACCTACGCGATCTCGGGGCTGCTGGCGGGGCTTGCCGGGGTCATCATCGCGGCCCGCAACGTCAACGTGAAATGGGACTACGGCACCACCTACCTGCTGATCGCGATCCTCGTCGCGGTGATGGCCGGGGTCCGCCCCGAGGGCGGGTATGGCCGGGTGGTGAACGTGGTGCTGTCGGCGATCACGCTGCAGCTTCTGTCGAGCCTGCTCAACTTCATCGGCCTGTCGAACTTCGTGCGCGATTTCGCCTGGGGCGCGCTGCTGCTGTGCTTCCTGGCCGTCGGCCGCTTCGGGCTGGTCGAGCAGCTTCTGATCTTCTTTTCGCCGAGGCGGGGCAAGGCCCGCGCCTCGAAAACCTGA
- a CDS encoding substrate-binding domain-containing protein, translating into MALKGLKTGLMAATAAAAVFAGAQGATAQEGKSITTVVKISGIPWFDRMKTGVDMYAEQHPEMDIEQVGPASADSAQQLQIVQDLVARGVDALAVVPMDPAILEGVLKRAMDRGIVVVTHEADNQKNTMVDVEAFDNAEYGAALNERLAECMGGEGKWTTFVGSLGSRTHMQWVGAGEENAKQYEGMELVDPNNESFDDAQGTYEKAKEILRKHPDIKGFQTSAGNDVLGVGRAIEEAGLAGKVCLVGTGLPNPSAAYLDSGAITAIGFWDPQKAGMAMNSVATKLLAGEEITDGMDLGVEGYGNVSVRDGAGDGLLVIGNGMVLADKDTYEEHLF; encoded by the coding sequence ATGGCACTTAAAGGACTGAAAACCGGCCTCATGGCGGCAACGGCAGCGGCGGCGGTGTTCGCCGGTGCGCAGGGCGCCACGGCGCAGGAGGGCAAGTCGATCACCACGGTCGTCAAGATCAGCGGCATCCCGTGGTTCGACCGGATGAAGACCGGCGTCGACATGTACGCCGAGCAGCACCCCGAGATGGACATCGAGCAGGTCGGCCCGGCCAGCGCGGACTCGGCGCAGCAGCTGCAGATCGTGCAGGACCTCGTGGCGCGCGGTGTCGACGCGCTGGCGGTGGTGCCGATGGACCCGGCGATCCTCGAGGGCGTGCTGAAGCGCGCGATGGACCGCGGCATCGTCGTGGTGACACATGAGGCCGACAACCAGAAGAACACGATGGTCGACGTCGAGGCCTTCGACAACGCCGAGTACGGCGCGGCGCTGAACGAGCGGCTGGCCGAGTGCATGGGCGGCGAGGGCAAGTGGACCACCTTCGTCGGGTCGCTGGGCAGCCGCACGCACATGCAGTGGGTCGGTGCCGGCGAGGAGAACGCCAAGCAGTACGAGGGCATGGAACTCGTCGACCCGAACAACGAGAGCTTCGACGACGCCCAGGGCACCTACGAGAAGGCCAAGGAGATCCTGCGCAAGCACCCCGACATCAAGGGCTTCCAGACCTCGGCGGGCAACGACGTGCTGGGCGTCGGCCGGGCGATCGAGGAAGCTGGCCTCGCGGGCAAGGTCTGCCTTGTCGGCACCGGCCTGCCGAACCCCTCGGCGGCCTATCTCGACAGCGGCGCGATCACCGCGATCGGCTTCTGGGACCCGCAGAAGGCCGGCATGGCGATGAACTCGGTCGCGACCAAGCTGCTGGCCGGTGAAGAGATCACCGACGGCATGGACCTCGGCGTCGAGGGCTACGGCAACGTGAGCGTGCGCGACGGCGCGGGCGACGGGCTTCTGGTCATCGGCAACGGCATGGTCCTGGCCGACAAGGACACCTACGAAGAGCACCTGTTCTGA
- a CDS encoding sugar ABC transporter ATP-binding protein, with translation MSDGHFLELRGIHKRFGGVHALRGVDVTIDTGVAYHLLGENGCGKSTFIKIISGAHPPSEGEILLDGRSHAELSPIQSLEAGIETVYQDLSLLPNLSVEENVALGEQLVSGGGRLMRRLNRARLRETAREAIRGVGLDSTPSLLATSVSDLPLAIRQRVAIARAIAADARLVIMDEPTTSLTRHEVEALIELVGQLLARDVAVLFVTHKLEECYRIGGQAIVFRDGQCIAQGPLEDYSRAELSHLMTGRELDTMRYRTGAPMAGEVLRVEGASSGAAFEDVSFGLDRGEVLGITGLSDSGRNEVALALAGHQPLTAGQIAIDGAPVHLDSPGAAIARGIGYVPEDRLSEGLFLQKSIYQNEVTLILDKLMGAGGIVDKRKGREAAREISEAMNLNTGDIDMPVSALSGGNQQRVLIGRWLSIEPELLVLHGPTVGVDVGSKDTIYRAIQAMAERGIALVIVSDDLPELLQNCDRILVMNNGRVVDALDAATADEDRIYQSMLGSEHEAA, from the coding sequence ATGTCTGACGGGCATTTTCTCGAGCTGCGCGGTATTCACAAGCGCTTCGGCGGCGTCCATGCGCTGCGCGGCGTGGACGTGACCATCGACACGGGCGTGGCCTATCACCTGCTGGGCGAGAACGGCTGCGGCAAGAGCACCTTCATCAAGATCATCTCGGGCGCGCACCCGCCGAGCGAGGGCGAGATCCTGCTCGACGGCCGGTCGCACGCCGAGCTGTCGCCGATCCAGTCGCTCGAGGCCGGGATCGAGACCGTCTACCAGGACCTGTCGCTGCTGCCGAACCTCTCGGTCGAGGAAAACGTGGCGCTTGGCGAGCAACTGGTGTCGGGCGGCGGCCGGCTGATGCGGCGGCTGAACCGGGCCCGCCTGCGCGAGACCGCCCGCGAGGCGATCCGCGGCGTGGGGCTCGACTCGACGCCGTCGCTGCTGGCGACCAGCGTTTCGGACCTGCCGCTGGCGATCCGCCAGCGCGTCGCCATCGCCCGCGCCATCGCCGCCGACGCGCGTCTCGTCATCATGGACGAGCCCACCACGTCGCTGACCCGCCACGAGGTCGAGGCGCTGATCGAGCTGGTGGGCCAGCTGCTGGCGCGCGACGTGGCGGTGCTGTTCGTGACCCACAAGCTCGAGGAGTGCTACCGCATCGGCGGGCAGGCCATCGTCTTCCGCGACGGCCAGTGCATCGCGCAGGGCCCGCTCGAGGACTACTCGCGCGCCGAGCTGTCGCACCTGATGACAGGCCGCGAGCTCGACACCATGCGCTACCGCACGGGCGCGCCGATGGCGGGCGAGGTGCTGCGGGTCGAGGGCGCGTCGTCGGGCGCGGCCTTCGAGGACGTCTCCTTCGGCCTCGACCGGGGCGAGGTGCTGGGCATCACCGGGCTGTCGGATTCGGGCCGCAACGAGGTGGCGCTGGCGCTTGCCGGCCACCAGCCGCTGACCGCCGGACAGATCGCCATCGACGGAGCGCCGGTGCATCTCGACAGCCCCGGCGCCGCCATCGCGCGCGGCATCGGCTACGTGCCCGAGGACCGGCTTTCCGAGGGGCTGTTCCTGCAGAAATCCATCTACCAGAACGAGGTGACGCTGATCCTCGACAAGCTGATGGGCGCCGGCGGCATCGTCGACAAGCGCAAGGGCCGCGAGGCCGCGCGCGAGATTTCCGAGGCGATGAACCTCAACACCGGCGACATCGACATGCCGGTCTCGGCGCTGTCGGGCGGCAACCAGCAGCGAGTTCTGATCGGCCGCTGGCTGTCGATCGAGCCGGAACTGCTGGTGCTGCACGGGCCCACGGTGGGCGTCGACGTCGGCTCGAAGGACACGATCTACCGCGCCATACAGGCGATGGCGGAGCGCGGCATCGCGCTGGTGATCGTCTCGGACGACCTGCCGGAGTTGCTGCAGAACTGCGACCGCATCCTCGTGATGAACAACGGCCGCGTCGTCGACGCGCTCGACGCCGCCACCGCCGACGAGGACCGGATCTACCAGTCCATGCTGGGCTCGGAACACGAGGCTGCCTGA
- a CDS encoding ABC transporter permease, whose product MTDQTAPKRGATQRPGLGEIVRRRPEIVTLTILVVICVAVAIINPNFLQPGSLIDMGRASVVTGLFALGVFAILAAGGIDVSFTAIAALTMYSLTSFVIGVAPGMPMGAIIAIAVVAGALLGAVNGLLVHGLRVPSLIVTIGTQYLFRGILLAFVGTVWLMELPPQMTAFGKAALFQFEGMNGVTVDLPAYFLIFPAVVALAWFLFDRTLMGRAIFATGGNPEVAARLGYGQRIVHVFVFGFAGALAGLAGIIHVSATRMANPFDLVGMEIEVIAAVVLGGARITGGTGSVLGTVAGVLLITVVNNTLVLVGIPSTWQRVVVGAFILLAAAFFVRRAPKPQKRKAE is encoded by the coding sequence ATGACAGACCAAACCGCCCCGAAGCGCGGCGCCACGCAGCGCCCCGGCCTCGGCGAGATCGTCCGCCGCCGCCCCGAGATCGTGACGCTGACGATCCTCGTGGTGATCTGCGTCGCGGTGGCGATCATCAACCCCAACTTCCTGCAGCCGGGCTCGCTCATCGACATGGGCCGGGCGAGCGTGGTGACCGGGCTCTTCGCGCTCGGGGTGTTCGCCATCCTCGCGGCGGGGGGCATCGACGTGTCGTTCACCGCCATCGCGGCGCTGACCATGTATTCGCTGACCTCCTTCGTCATCGGGGTCGCGCCGGGCATGCCGATGGGCGCGATCATCGCCATCGCCGTGGTCGCGGGCGCGCTGCTCGGCGCGGTGAACGGCCTGCTGGTGCACGGGCTGCGGGTGCCCTCGCTGATCGTGACCATCGGCACGCAATACCTGTTCCGGGGCATCCTGCTGGCCTTCGTCGGCACCGTCTGGCTGATGGAGCTGCCGCCGCAGATGACCGCCTTCGGCAAGGCCGCGCTGTTCCAGTTCGAGGGCATGAACGGCGTGACCGTCGACCTGCCGGCCTACTTCCTGATCTTTCCCGCCGTGGTGGCGCTGGCGTGGTTCCTCTTCGACCGCACGCTGATGGGCCGGGCGATCTTCGCCACCGGCGGCAACCCCGAGGTGGCGGCGCGGCTCGGCTACGGCCAGCGCATCGTGCACGTCTTCGTCTTCGGCTTCGCCGGGGCGCTCGCCGGGCTCGCGGGCATCATCCACGTCAGCGCGACGCGCATGGCCAACCCCTTCGACCTCGTCGGCATGGAAATCGAGGTGATCGCCGCGGTCGTCCTCGGCGGCGCGCGGATCACCGGTGGCACCGGCTCGGTGCTGGGCACGGTGGCCGGCGTGCTGCTGATCACGGTGGTCAACAACACGCTGGTGCTGGTGGGCATTCCCAGCACCTGGCAGCGCGTCGTGGTCGGCGCCTTCATCCTTCTTGCCGCGGCCTTCTTCGTGCGCCGCGCTCCGAAACCGCAGAAAAGAAAGGCAGAGTGA
- a CDS encoding dihydroxyacetone kinase subunit DhaK — translation MKKFLNKPETFVEEMLEGIYAAHPEVTHAGDDPHCFVTANPVPGKVGIVTGGGSGHLPLFLGYVGEGMLDGAGVGGVFQSPSSDQILQVTRHVDQGAGVLYLYGNYSGDLMNFDMAGELAELEDIETATVVGNDDVASSKPGEEHKRRGVAGIVFLYKVAGAAAAEMKPLSEVVRLTEKARARTRTMGVALTPCIVPEVGKPGFEIGENEMEIGMGIHGEPGITRKALEPADAVVDEMMARIFAEQDYAPGDEVAILVNGLGGTPMEELYIFYRRLAQLFAEKQVSVAQVWVGEFATSMEMAGASISVLHLDDELKPLVARGANTPFFKHIAA, via the coding sequence ATGAAGAAGTTTCTCAACAAGCCCGAAACCTTTGTCGAGGAAATGCTCGAGGGCATCTACGCCGCCCACCCCGAGGTCACCCACGCCGGCGACGATCCGCACTGCTTCGTGACCGCCAACCCGGTGCCCGGCAAGGTCGGCATCGTCACCGGCGGTGGCTCGGGCCACCTGCCGCTGTTCCTCGGCTACGTCGGCGAGGGGATGCTCGACGGGGCAGGGGTCGGCGGGGTGTTCCAGTCGCCCAGCTCGGACCAGATTCTGCAGGTCACCAGGCATGTCGACCAGGGCGCGGGCGTGCTCTACCTCTACGGCAACTACAGCGGCGACCTGATGAACTTCGACATGGCCGGCGAACTGGCCGAGCTCGAGGACATCGAGACCGCCACCGTCGTGGGCAACGACGATGTCGCCTCGTCGAAACCGGGCGAAGAGCACAAGCGCCGGGGCGTGGCGGGGATCGTCTTCCTCTACAAGGTCGCGGGCGCGGCGGCGGCCGAGATGAAGCCGCTTTCCGAGGTCGTGCGCCTGACCGAGAAGGCCCGGGCGCGGACCCGGACCATGGGGGTCGCGCTCACGCCCTGCATCGTTCCCGAGGTCGGCAAGCCGGGCTTCGAGATCGGCGAGAACGAGATGGAAATCGGCATGGGCATCCACGGCGAGCCCGGCATCACCCGCAAGGCGCTGGAGCCCGCGGACGCGGTGGTCGACGAGATGATGGCGCGCATCTTCGCCGAGCAGGACTATGCCCCCGGCGACGAGGTGGCGATCCTGGTCAACGGGCTTGGCGGCACGCCGATGGAAGAGCTCTACATCTTCTACCGCCGGCTCGCGCAGCTCTTTGCCGAGAAGCAGGTCAGCGTGGCGCAGGTCTGGGTGGGCGAGTTCGCCACCTCGATGGAGATGGCCGGGGCGTCGATCTCGGTGCTGCATCTCGACGACGAGCTGAAGCCGCTGGTCGCACGCGGTGCCAACACGCCGTTCTTCAAGCATATCGCGGCATGA
- a CDS encoding dihydroxyacetone kinase subunit L: MTDVDASALPELFGRYAERFAAEKQALIELDGKVGDSDLGLTMAKGFAAADAALAEAAPDSLSAGMKTAGAAIAKAAPSTMGTLMATGFLRGSKALEAASVLDAPALAAFWGAFRDGIAQRGKAQLGDKTVLDVLHPVAETLAAQAEAGATPAAAARAATETARAALEATRDMVAQHGKAAAFGDKSKGLQDAGSTVACILIEETSAFLTAREDT, encoded by the coding sequence ATGACGGACGTTGACGCAAGCGCGCTGCCGGAGCTGTTCGGGCGCTACGCCGAACGGTTCGCGGCCGAGAAACAGGCGCTGATCGAGCTTGACGGCAAGGTCGGCGACAGCGACCTCGGGCTCACCATGGCCAAGGGCTTTGCCGCCGCCGACGCGGCACTGGCCGAGGCCGCGCCCGACAGCCTGTCTGCCGGCATGAAGACCGCCGGGGCGGCGATCGCCAAGGCCGCGCCATCGACCATGGGCACGCTCATGGCGACCGGCTTCCTGCGCGGCTCGAAGGCGCTCGAGGCGGCATCGGTGCTCGATGCGCCGGCGCTGGCCGCCTTCTGGGGCGCGTTCCGGGACGGCATCGCGCAGCGGGGCAAGGCGCAGCTCGGCGACAAGACCGTGCTCGACGTGCTGCACCCGGTGGCCGAGACCCTTGCCGCGCAGGCCGAGGCCGGGGCCACGCCCGCCGCCGCCGCACGGGCTGCCACCGAAACCGCACGCGCGGCGCTGGAGGCGACCCGGGACATGGTCGCCCAGCACGGCAAGGCCGCGGCCTTCGGAGACAAGTCGAAGGGGTTGCAGGATGCGGGCAGCACCGTAGCCTGCATCCTGATCGAAGAGACGAGCGCGTTCCTGACCGCGCGGGAGGACACATGA
- a CDS encoding aldo/keto reductase has product MRYNTLGRSGLKVSAIAMGTFTFGGEGNFAMVGNQGVDEARSLFDCALDHGVNLIDTANMYSTGTAEEIVGEALAGRRDRVLISSKARMAIGDGPNDEGASRWHLIRECERSLKRLRTDHIDIYHIHEWDGQTPVEETMEALHTLQQQGKIRYAGCSNYTAWQLMKSLMASEKPGRARFVTQQIHYTLEAREAEYELLPASVDQGVGVTVWSPLAAGLLSGKHTRDTPVAPDSRQARGWTEPPIRDQERLWRIVDVLNDIAAVHEVEAAQIALAWLLTRPAVASLVVGGSSVAQFERNFRALDVVLSEAELQRLDEVSRPPLIYPLWHQAQFASPRYGAADGILGS; this is encoded by the coding sequence ATGAGATACAATACGCTCGGCCGCAGCGGCCTCAAGGTTTCGGCCATCGCCATGGGCACCTTCACCTTCGGGGGAGAGGGCAACTTCGCGATGGTCGGCAATCAGGGCGTCGACGAGGCGCGGTCGCTGTTCGACTGCGCGCTCGACCACGGCGTCAACCTGATCGACACCGCCAACATGTATTCCACCGGCACCGCCGAGGAGATCGTCGGCGAGGCGCTGGCGGGCCGGCGCGACCGGGTGCTGATCTCGTCCAAGGCGCGGATGGCGATCGGTGACGGTCCCAACGACGAGGGCGCCAGCCGCTGGCACCTGATCCGCGAGTGCGAGCGCAGCCTGAAGCGGCTGCGCACCGATCACATCGACATCTACCACATCCACGAGTGGGACGGTCAGACCCCGGTCGAGGAAACCATGGAGGCGCTGCACACGCTCCAGCAGCAGGGCAAGATCCGCTACGCGGGCTGCTCGAACTACACCGCGTGGCAGCTGATGAAATCGCTCATGGCGTCGGAAAAGCCGGGCCGGGCGCGTTTCGTGACGCAGCAGATCCACTACACGCTCGAGGCGCGCGAGGCGGAATACGAGCTGCTGCCGGCCTCGGTCGACCAGGGTGTCGGGGTGACGGTCTGGAGCCCGCTCGCCGCCGGGCTCCTGTCGGGCAAGCACACCCGCGACACGCCGGTCGCCCCCGACAGCCGGCAGGCGCGCGGCTGGACCGAGCCGCCGATCCGCGACCAGGAGCGGCTCTGGCGCATCGTCGACGTGCTGAACGACATCGCCGCCGTGCATGAGGTCGAGGCGGCGCAGATCGCGCTGGCGTGGCTGCTGACGCGGCCGGCAGTGGCCTCGCTGGTGGTCGGCGGCAGCTCGGTGGCGCAGTTCGAACGCAACTTCCGCGCGCTCGACGTGGTGCTGTCCGAGGCCGAGCTGCAACGGCTCGACGAGGTCAGCCGCCCGCCGCTGATCTACCCGCTCTGGCACCAGGCGCAATTCGCCAGCCCGCGCTACGGCGCCGCCGACGGCATCCTGGGAAGCTGA